One window of the Actinomycetota bacterium genome contains the following:
- a CDS encoding helix-turn-helix domain containing protein, with product MKGSVGTTTSIYHTRLPHQWELERMMGEVLSREARRRLRWIEHFRSCGNARMTCRHFAISPTTFYKWLKRYLKRGLRGLEDLPRTPKRKRVSEIPWQTIQLICDLRREHPAWSKHKIAVILKRDYGIRLSSSSV from the coding sequence ATGAAGGGTTCAGTTGGAACCACTACTAGTATCTACCACACCAGGCTTCCCCATCAATGGGAGTTGGAGAGAATGATGGGCGAGGTCCTCTCCAGGGAGGCCAGAAGGAGGCTGCGCTGGATAGAGCACTTTCGCAGCTGCGGAAATGCCAGGATGACCTGCCGCCACTTCGCCATCTCCCCCACCACCTTCTACAAGTGGCTGAAGAGGTACCTGAAACGGGGCCTCAGGGGACTGGAGGACCTCCCCCGCACCCCGAAAAGGAAAAGGGTCTCGGAGATCCCCTGGCAGACGATCCAGCTCATCTGCGACTTAAGGAGAGAGCACCCCGCCTGGTCCAAGCACAAGATAGCGGTGATCCTCAAGAGGGACTACGGCATCCGCCTTTCTTCCTCCAGCGT
- a CDS encoding NAD(P)/FAD-dependent oxidoreductase, with the protein MDYDVIVIGGGYAGLSAGALLSHKGYRVLLLEGARSLGGRAGYIERDGYTVEYGLHANRFASQGAAAAVFRRLGRELRFLEQGEPELYTGGEFRPLPNNVGKILRSPLLPFSAKLSAVRYLLKLVLGDPARKYGISLEEMTSRCRSAETLELLRVLSGIGIIAPDLRQASAGEMAAFLKKALRAKVKVGYPEGGTRQIIEGLREELEKNGQVMTSSRVTRLTVRKGIVGQVKTEAATYAARAVISAIPVQEVPNLFGGKDLPIKFVKKAKELVPTAGIALDVGLKEKVSDKSGLLVTSDPLTMGQFTSNIDPGMAPEGRQLLSWYYPLPYGWMKNGEKVGREEDRLRGLLREMFPGIWEVVDWERAMHLHMVDGFLPRPGQGRDERPGFTIPSIDNFFLCGDTTCAEGTGGDTAFNSAMRVADLVHDYLEGTSGEKDDEG; encoded by the coding sequence ATGGATTACGACGTCATCGTGATAGGCGGTGGGTACGCGGGGCTCTCCGCGGGAGCCCTGCTCTCCCACAAGGGGTACCGGGTACTGCTGCTGGAGGGGGCGCGTTCCCTGGGGGGCAGGGCCGGGTACATTGAGCGTGACGGCTATACGGTCGAGTACGGGTTGCATGCCAACCGCTTCGCCTCGCAGGGAGCCGCGGCGGCGGTCTTCCGCCGTCTCGGCCGCGAGTTGCGCTTCCTCGAGCAGGGCGAGCCGGAGCTCTACACCGGGGGGGAGTTCCGCCCGCTCCCCAACAACGTGGGAAAGATACTGCGCTCTCCCTTGCTGCCTTTTTCCGCCAAGCTCAGCGCCGTCCGCTACCTGCTGAAGCTGGTGCTGGGAGATCCCGCGCGCAAGTACGGTATCTCCCTGGAGGAGATGACCTCGCGCTGCCGCTCCGCGGAAACGCTGGAGCTCCTGCGCGTCCTCTCGGGTATCGGCATCATCGCTCCCGACCTGCGCCAGGCATCCGCGGGTGAGATGGCCGCCTTCCTGAAGAAGGCCCTGCGCGCCAAGGTGAAGGTGGGATACCCGGAGGGCGGCACGCGCCAGATAATCGAGGGCCTGCGGGAGGAGCTGGAGAAGAACGGCCAGGTGATGACCTCATCCAGGGTCACGCGCCTCACGGTGCGCAAGGGGATCGTGGGGCAGGTGAAGACGGAGGCGGCCACCTACGCGGCGCGGGCGGTCATCAGCGCCATACCCGTGCAGGAAGTCCCCAATCTCTTCGGGGGCAAGGACCTCCCCATCAAGTTCGTGAAGAAGGCGAAGGAACTCGTGCCCACGGCGGGGATCGCCCTCGACGTGGGGCTCAAGGAGAAGGTCAGCGACAAGAGCGGACTTTTGGTGACCTCCGACCCGCTGACCATGGGGCAGTTCACCTCCAACATCGACCCCGGCATGGCGCCGGAGGGAAGGCAGCTCCTCTCCTGGTATTACCCCCTCCCCTACGGCTGGATGAAGAACGGCGAGAAGGTGGGCCGCGAGGAGGATCGCCTGCGCGGCCTGCTGCGGGAGATGTTTCCCGGTATATGGGAGGTGGTGGATTGGGAGCGTGCCATGCACCTGCACATGGTGGACGGCTTCCTGCCCCGTCCCGGCCAGGGCCGGGATGAACGGCCCGGCTTCACCATCCCCTCCATCGACAATTTCTTCCTCTGCGGGGACACCACCTGCGCCGAGGGCACGGGCGGCGACACCGCCTTCAACTCCGCCATGCGGGTCGCGGACCTCGTGCACGATTACCTCGAGGGAACCTCCGGGGAGAAGGACGACGAGGGATGA
- a CDS encoding class I SAM-dependent methyltransferase, translating to MNGATENDLPRDHYPALILTGERTLPGIREENYWFQRHLVAYRFLLPLAAGKRVLDLGSGEGYGTDLLASVALEAVGVDLAPEAVYHARRTYRRPNLRFLYGDIYETGLEEASFDLVCSLQVVEHLHRPERFMEEARRVLRPGGLCVITTPNRLIISPGRESPLNPFHIREYDYREFLAFMQSFYPRVEVKGIFHARLLRLHDLLLRRNFSQYCLELPPRRERFFYRPLFIPLLRTGDFKVREEGLEGALDFIGMGWKELPGDGGGHG from the coding sequence ATGAACGGAGCGACGGAAAACGACCTCCCGCGGGATCATTACCCCGCTCTCATCCTTACCGGGGAACGCACCCTCCCCGGCATCAGGGAGGAGAACTACTGGTTCCAGCGCCACCTGGTGGCCTACCGCTTCCTCCTCCCCCTCGCGGCCGGCAAGCGCGTGCTGGACCTGGGGAGCGGCGAGGGTTACGGGACGGACCTGCTGGCCTCGGTGGCACTGGAGGCGGTGGGAGTGGACCTGGCCCCGGAGGCCGTATACCACGCCCGCCGCACCTACCGGCGGCCAAACCTGCGCTTCCTCTACGGGGACATCTACGAAACCGGCCTGGAAGAAGCCTCCTTCGACCTGGTCTGCTCCCTGCAGGTGGTGGAACACCTGCACCGGCCCGAGCGCTTCATGGAGGAGGCCCGCAGGGTGCTCAGGCCGGGGGGGCTGTGCGTGATCACCACGCCCAATCGTCTCATCATCTCCCCCGGCAGGGAATCGCCGCTGAACCCCTTCCACATCCGTGAATACGATTACCGGGAATTCCTCGCCTTCATGCAGAGCTTCTACCCACGCGTGGAGGTGAAGGGGATATTCCATGCGCGCCTGCTGCGACTTCACGACCTCCTCTTGCGGCGCAACTTTTCCCAGTACTGCCTGGAATTGCCGCCGCGACGGGAGCGCTTCTTCTACCGCCCCCTCTTCATCCCCCTCCTGCGCACAGGGGATTTCAAGGTCCGCGAGGAGGGCCTGGAGGGCGCCCTGGACTTCATCGGCATGGGATGGAAAGAGCTACCAGGAGACGGCGGCGGCCATGGGTGA
- a CDS encoding alpha/beta fold hydrolase → MFREEVAFYADSVEHIRLEGILEMPDGKGPHPACILCHPHPLGGGSMHVSLLQVISRTLCEQGWACLRFNFRGVGRSTGESSGGLRETEDVQGAYNYLREREEVDAEDLSLAGWSFGSWVGLRWALQEGRCRRLALVSPPMVGFDFFHFLEAISPSALPAVLVVAGSRDQFAGEEKLRELTARLGGELVLLEGADHFLFGHESRVAQAIAEHWKNHPANF, encoded by the coding sequence ATGTTCCGGGAAGAGGTGGCCTTCTACGCCGACAGCGTCGAGCATATAAGGCTGGAGGGGATCCTCGAGATGCCCGACGGGAAAGGGCCGCACCCGGCCTGCATCCTCTGCCACCCCCACCCCCTCGGCGGGGGCTCCATGCACGTCTCCCTTCTGCAGGTGATATCCCGGACGCTCTGCGAGCAGGGCTGGGCGTGCCTGCGCTTCAATTTCCGGGGGGTGGGGCGCAGCACGGGAGAGTCCTCCGGGGGGTTGCGGGAGACGGAGGACGTCCAGGGCGCTTACAACTACCTGCGGGAGAGGGAAGAGGTGGACGCGGAGGACCTTTCCCTGGCCGGATGGTCCTTCGGGTCATGGGTGGGGCTGAGATGGGCGCTGCAGGAGGGGCGGTGCCGCCGGCTGGCGCTGGTGAGCCCGCCCATGGTGGGGTTCGATTTCTTCCATTTTCTTGAAGCAATATCCCCCTCCGCGCTGCCGGCGGTGCTGGTGGTGGCGGGGAGCCGCGATCAGTTCGCGGGGGAGGAGAAGCTGCGGGAGCTCACCGCGAGGCTGGGAGGAGAGCTCGTCCTCCTGGAAGGCGCGGATCACTTCCTTTTCGGCCACGAGTCCCGGGTCGCCCAGGCGATAGCGGAACACTGGAAGAATCACCCAGCCAATTTCTGA
- a CDS encoding DUF1957 domain-containing protein, with protein sequence MGEANIALLLHTHMPYVRRNVDWPVGEQWILEAWAECYIPVWDIVADMSEGSLPGKLAMTVTPVLCEQLTDPHLQRRFDDYLDNRIRQAEGEIARLRDMGEEARSALASFYRDRLRELRDLYRERFRHRMLETLREGMEAGVLEVLASSATHAHLPLLPCETCRRAQVAVGLESYRRAFGREPRGFWLPECAYTPDLDGLLRRFSPPISYVVLDFSAAEGDPLDNATWRPRRLGSTPLVALLRDPLAHRLVWAEDGYPSGGSYRDYSKKDHEGHGFQYWRITSHQTPIDDKEVYVPERALAAAEGDARDFAQRIRARLHELAAEGSAGNASPLVLIAYDTELFGHWWYEGPFWLRHVLRHLHPRLVLPGDLAVQAHRDPLPAIAPSVTAWNVDGTFATWRNPRTADMWEETRRAEEEFLSRVTRREKAGTGRALAQAARELLILEASDWPYMVTREAAAEYARLRFRSHRDRLSLLLKTVDEGEEDGDLLRELEETDNLFPWLETNCWR encoded by the coding sequence ATGGGTGAAGCTAACATCGCCCTCCTGCTCCACACCCACATGCCCTACGTGCGGCGCAACGTCGACTGGCCCGTGGGGGAGCAGTGGATCCTCGAGGCCTGGGCGGAGTGTTACATCCCCGTATGGGACATCGTGGCCGATATGAGCGAGGGGAGCCTGCCCGGGAAGCTGGCCATGACCGTGACGCCGGTGCTCTGCGAGCAACTCACCGACCCCCACCTGCAGCGCCGCTTCGACGATTACCTGGACAACCGCATCCGCCAGGCGGAAGGAGAGATCGCGCGCCTGCGCGACATGGGAGAGGAGGCGCGGAGCGCGCTGGCCTCCTTCTACCGCGACAGGTTGCGCGAGCTGCGGGACCTCTACCGGGAGCGCTTCCGCCACCGCATGCTGGAAACGCTGCGCGAGGGCATGGAGGCCGGGGTGCTGGAGGTGCTCGCCAGCTCCGCCACCCACGCCCACCTTCCCCTCCTGCCCTGCGAGACATGTCGCAGGGCGCAGGTGGCGGTGGGCCTGGAGAGCTACCGCCGCGCCTTCGGGCGGGAACCGCGCGGCTTCTGGCTGCCTGAATGCGCCTACACCCCCGACCTGGACGGGCTGCTGCGGCGCTTCTCGCCCCCCATCTCCTACGTGGTCCTCGACTTCTCCGCCGCGGAGGGGGATCCGCTGGACAACGCGACCTGGCGACCCCGCCGGCTCGGATCCACGCCCCTGGTGGCCCTGCTGCGCGACCCGCTGGCGCACCGCCTGGTCTGGGCGGAGGACGGCTACCCCTCGGGGGGGAGCTACAGGGACTACTCCAAGAAGGACCACGAGGGTCACGGCTTCCAGTACTGGCGCATCACTTCCCACCAAACGCCCATCGACGACAAGGAGGTGTACGTGCCGGAGCGGGCGCTCGCGGCCGCGGAGGGAGACGCCCGGGACTTCGCGCAGCGCATCCGCGCCAGGCTGCACGAGCTCGCGGCGGAGGGAAGTGCCGGGAACGCCTCTCCCCTGGTTCTCATCGCCTACGACACGGAGCTCTTCGGCCACTGGTGGTACGAGGGGCCCTTCTGGCTGCGACACGTGCTGCGCCACCTCCACCCCCGCCTTGTCCTTCCGGGCGACCTGGCCGTGCAGGCGCACCGGGATCCGTTGCCCGCCATCGCGCCATCCGTCACCGCCTGGAACGTGGACGGTACCTTCGCCACCTGGCGGAACCCGCGCACCGCAGACATGTGGGAGGAGACGCGCCGCGCGGAGGAGGAGTTCCTCTCCCGGGTGACGCGGCGGGAGAAAGCGGGTACGGGCCGCGCCCTCGCCCAGGCGGCGCGCGAGCTGCTCATCCTGGAGGCCAGCGACTGGCCTTACATGGTCACCCGGGAGGCCGCCGCGGAATACGCCCGCCTGCGTTTCCGCTCTCACCGCGACCGCCTCTCCCTCCTGCTGAAAACGGTGGATGAGGGGGAGGAGGACGGCGATCTCCTGCGCGAGCTGGAGGAGACCGACAACCTCTTCCCCTGGCTCGAAACCAACTGCTGGAGGTGA
- a CDS encoding hydrolase, which yields MKRHPDLANADDSVLVVIDPQEKLVRMIHDREEVTGAISRLLRFASIFRLPVILTEHYPQGLGYTVDEIKADLPSYDPVVKRIFSCFGVPEFSDAVRGTGRRRLLVCGIETHICVCQTVLDALHRGYQVQVIADATGTRKPLDHAVALERMRRAGATVTTSEALIYEVTYRADGEEFKRVLDLVK from the coding sequence ATGAAGAGGCATCCCGACCTGGCGAACGCCGACGACAGCGTGCTGGTGGTCATCGATCCCCAGGAGAAGCTGGTGCGCATGATACACGACCGCGAGGAGGTGACGGGCGCCATCTCGCGCCTGCTGCGCTTCGCCTCCATATTCCGTTTGCCGGTGATCCTCACCGAACACTACCCACAGGGACTCGGCTACACGGTGGACGAGATAAAGGCGGACCTGCCCTCCTATGATCCCGTCGTCAAGCGCATCTTCAGTTGCTTCGGGGTCCCGGAATTCTCCGACGCCGTCAGGGGAACGGGCCGCAGGCGGCTGCTGGTCTGCGGCATCGAGACGCATATCTGCGTGTGCCAGACGGTCCTCGACGCCCTGCACCGGGGCTACCAGGTGCAGGTGATCGCCGACGCCACGGGCACCCGCAAGCCGCTGGACCATGCCGTGGCCCTCGAGAGGATGCGCCGGGCCGGCGCCACGGTGACCACCTCGGAAGCCCTCATCTACGAGGTTACCTACCGGGCGGACGGCGAGGAGTTCAAGCGGGTACTGGACCTGGTGAAATGA
- a CDS encoding DUF2267 domain-containing protein, producing MKGVVAMLREEFLKKVKEAAGLESVRQADAVVRAVVAVLKAGLPPEQAEMLASSLPEDLRLGWEMVGSYPADILEREDIYYEGSEGEEEREAPTITQG from the coding sequence TTGAAAGGGGTGGTGGCCATGCTGCGGGAGGAGTTCCTGAAAAAGGTGAAGGAGGCGGCGGGCCTGGAATCCGTGCGACAGGCGGACGCCGTGGTAAGGGCAGTGGTCGCCGTTTTGAAGGCAGGGCTTCCACCGGAGCAGGCAGAGATGTTAGCCTCCTCTCTTCCCGAGGACCTGAGGCTGGGATGGGAGATGGTAGGCTCTTACCCGGCCGATATCCTGGAGAGGGAGGATATCTACTACGAGGGCTCTGAAGGGGAAGAGGAAAGGGAGGCTCCCACCATAACCCAGGGCTGA